The Litchfieldia alkalitelluris genome has a window encoding:
- a CDS encoding Nif3-like dinuclear metal center hexameric protein, translating to MGITVQDVINHLTSPVGEIENTVDTLKFGTPTMDVTGIAITFMPTYDAIKKAVELGANMLITHEGLFYSHWDKTELEDDQVYLEKYNLIKESGIAVFRNHDYIHRYQPDGIMQGLLQSLQWDSYEEQNEPVVSIVEIPTMTLKEVAEYLKNKLDINYVRSMGNPTKNCARIGLLAGYRGGGLTAIPLFEKYNLDLIIYGEGPEWETPEYVRDSISQGRDISLIVLGHAESEQPGMVYLSKQLEKEFPTIPIRFISNKPCFDIL from the coding sequence ATGGGGATTACAGTACAAGACGTAATAAATCACTTAACTAGTCCGGTAGGGGAAATTGAAAACACCGTTGATACATTGAAATTTGGTACTCCAACCATGGATGTGACTGGAATTGCAATTACATTTATGCCAACCTATGATGCTATAAAGAAGGCGGTTGAATTAGGTGCAAATATGTTAATTACACATGAAGGGTTATTTTATAGTCACTGGGATAAAACAGAGCTAGAAGATGATCAAGTGTATTTAGAAAAATATAACTTAATTAAAGAGTCAGGAATAGCTGTATTTAGAAATCACGATTACATACACCGCTACCAGCCTGATGGTATTATGCAAGGGTTACTTCAATCATTACAGTGGGATTCTTATGAAGAGCAAAACGAACCGGTTGTATCCATTGTCGAAATTCCTACAATGACTTTGAAGGAAGTTGCCGAATATCTAAAAAATAAATTAGATATTAATTATGTCCGTTCCATGGGAAATCCTACAAAGAATTGTGCTCGGATTGGCTTGTTGGCTGGGTATCGAGGTGGTGGGTTGACAGCTATTCCTCTTTTTGAAAAGTATAATCTTGATCTGATTATATATGGGGAAGGTCCTGAATGGGAAACCCCGGAATATGTTAGAGATTCAATTAGTCAAGGACGAGATATATCATTAATTGTTTTAGGTCATGCCGAAAGTGAGCAGCCTGGGATGGTGTATTTATCGAAACAGCTGGAGAAGGAATTTCCAACCATACCCATTCGTTTTATCTCAAATAAGCCATGCTTTGACATTTTATAA
- a CDS encoding nuclear transport factor 2 family protein: protein MDSTLKEHLKALEESHTRLAVRQSREEMDQILADEFFEIGSSGRMFDKKECLEMGVVLTEMSLHNYEIYPLAPDVVLSTYLIVDTTRKRNTLRSSIWRLIDEKWQLYFHQGTITDIELDEFLKDGR, encoded by the coding sequence ATGGATAGTACTTTAAAAGAACATTTAAAAGCGCTAGAGGAAAGTCATACAAGATTAGCAGTTCGACAGAGTAGAGAAGAAATGGATCAAATCCTTGCTGATGAGTTTTTTGAAATAGGAAGTTCAGGGCGGATGTTTGATAAAAAGGAATGCCTAGAAATGGGTGTCGTTTTAACTGAAATGTCTCTACATAACTATGAAATTTATCCATTAGCTCCGGATGTGGTGTTATCTACTTATTTAATAGTAGATACAACTAGGAAGCGAAATACTTTACGTAGCTCGATTTGGAGGTTGATTGATGAAAAATGGCAATTATATTTTCATCAAGGGACCATTACTGATATAGAGTTAGATGAGTTCTTGAAAGATGGTCGGTAG
- a CDS encoding Cof-type HAD-IIB family hydrolase translates to MGFKPKAIFLDMDGTILNHQNKVSIHTKEIIDELRSQGIFVFIATGRALDEIEGVVPQGFQVDGFVTSNGMAGYVGKEPVFEHSLSLELVEMVIQKARNSKVYYELFPYGAPRITLKQDQPYVENEIKDPKPESVGINEWLSRKQAIKEEIAWEAQIKGNKFSKFYFFARTTKHINEWKAELEQLKHKINFTTSISSAHNVELMVANVNKATGIKQMLKHFNIEEGEIMAIGDSDNDLPMLQFVNYAVAMKNAPDRIKAIVDDVTEYTCDQDGVYHYLSKFKD, encoded by the coding sequence GTGGGATTTAAGCCAAAAGCCATCTTCTTAGATATGGATGGTACCATTTTAAATCATCAAAATAAGGTTAGTATTCATACAAAAGAAATTATCGATGAGCTTAGAAGTCAAGGGATTTTTGTATTTATCGCAACAGGCAGAGCTCTAGACGAAATTGAAGGTGTAGTTCCTCAAGGGTTTCAAGTAGATGGCTTCGTTACATCAAATGGGATGGCTGGCTATGTAGGGAAAGAACCAGTTTTTGAACATTCACTTTCATTAGAGTTGGTAGAAATGGTTATACAAAAAGCTAGGAATAGTAAAGTATATTATGAACTTTTTCCTTATGGAGCACCAAGGATAACATTAAAACAGGATCAACCATATGTGGAAAATGAAATTAAAGATCCGAAGCCTGAAAGTGTCGGAATTAATGAGTGGCTGTCTAGAAAACAAGCGATTAAAGAAGAAATTGCTTGGGAAGCACAAATTAAAGGAAATAAATTCTCAAAGTTTTACTTTTTTGCACGTACAACAAAACATATAAACGAATGGAAAGCTGAACTTGAACAGTTAAAGCATAAAATAAACTTTACGACGTCTATTTCTTCAGCACATAATGTCGAATTAATGGTCGCCAATGTAAACAAAGCAACAGGAATTAAGCAGATGTTAAAGCATTTTAATATAGAAGAGGGAGAAATCATGGCCATTGGAGATAGTGACAATGATTTGCCAATGCTGCAGTTCGTTAATTATGCTGTAGCGATGAAAAATGCCCCAGATCGTATTAAAGCAATAGTAGATGATGTCACAGAATATACTTGTGATCAAGACGGAGTGTATCATTATCTGTCAAAGTTTAAAGATTAA
- a CDS encoding DUF6199 family natural product biosynthesis protein, with protein MVLLGIILFIIGLTMIIKPSFIWLIAESWKSEDATEPSGLYLMSTRFGGIMCSLVGISSIVITFL; from the coding sequence ATGGTTCTTTTAGGCATAATCCTATTTATAATTGGTCTTACTATGATCATAAAACCATCTTTTATTTGGTTAATCGCAGAGAGTTGGAAGTCAGAGGATGCTACTGAACCTTCAGGATTGTATCTCATGTCCACCCGCTTTGGAGGAATTATGTGCTCTTTGGTAGGGATCTCTTCTATCGTGATAACTTTTCTTTAG
- a CDS encoding SulP family inorganic anion transporter, with translation MNLQTIKQEWFGNIRGDILAGIVVALALIPEAIAFSIIAGVDPMVGLYAAFCIAVVIAFVGGRPAMISGATGAMALLMTTLVANHGLQYLFAATILTGILQILFGVFKLARYMKFIPRSVMVGFVNALAIMIFTSQLQHFVDEKWQMYAMVAGSLAIIYLLPRITKVVPSPLVAIVVISIIAIYTGSDVRTVGDMGELTQALPFFAIPMVPFTLETLIIIFPYALSLALVGLLESLLTASIVDDMTNTGSDKNKESRGQGIANIVTGFFGGMAGCAMIGQAVINVKSGARGRLSSFVAGVFLMFLIMVLGGVVVQIPMAALVGVMIMVSIGTFDWASLKLLKKAPLTDSIVMVVTVLTVVFTHDLSKGVFAGIILSAIFFVAKISKVSVTSVMDAATDKRIYRVTGQVFFASVTDLVNSFEFNEKARKVEIDFTQAHVWDDSAVAAIDKIVIKFREHNVDVSILGLNEHSSTLVKRLAVYDKPGAKLSGH, from the coding sequence TTGAATTTACAAACAATTAAACAAGAGTGGTTTGGCAATATTAGAGGAGATATTCTCGCTGGTATTGTTGTTGCACTAGCATTGATCCCTGAAGCAATTGCTTTTTCTATTATTGCTGGAGTGGATCCGATGGTAGGTCTTTATGCTGCGTTCTGTATTGCAGTCGTTATTGCTTTTGTAGGTGGTAGACCTGCAATGATTTCTGGAGCAACTGGTGCGATGGCATTATTAATGACCACGTTAGTTGCTAATCATGGGTTACAGTATCTATTTGCTGCAACGATCCTAACTGGTATTCTACAGATTTTATTCGGTGTGTTTAAATTAGCTCGTTACATGAAATTTATACCACGTTCTGTAATGGTAGGATTTGTCAATGCACTTGCGATTATGATTTTTACTTCTCAACTTCAACACTTTGTTGATGAAAAATGGCAAATGTATGCCATGGTTGCAGGATCACTAGCTATCATTTATCTTTTACCGAGAATAACAAAGGTTGTTCCTTCACCTCTAGTTGCCATTGTCGTCATTTCAATTATTGCTATCTATACTGGAAGTGATGTGAGAACAGTTGGAGATATGGGTGAACTTACTCAAGCACTACCATTCTTCGCAATTCCAATGGTTCCATTTACATTAGAAACCTTAATTATTATTTTCCCATATGCGCTTTCATTAGCACTTGTTGGCTTATTAGAGTCACTACTAACTGCTTCGATTGTAGATGATATGACAAATACAGGTAGTGATAAGAATAAAGAAAGCCGTGGACAAGGGATTGCAAACATTGTTACTGGATTCTTTGGTGGAATGGCAGGCTGTGCAATGATTGGTCAGGCAGTAATTAATGTAAAGTCTGGTGCTCGAGGAAGACTTTCTTCTTTCGTTGCAGGGGTGTTCCTAATGTTCTTGATCATGGTATTAGGTGGAGTGGTTGTTCAAATTCCAATGGCGGCACTTGTTGGTGTCATGATCATGGTTTCTATTGGTACATTTGATTGGGCATCTCTTAAACTACTTAAGAAAGCACCACTTACAGATTCAATCGTAATGGTTGTTACAGTTCTAACTGTAGTGTTTACACACGATTTATCAAAGGGTGTATTTGCAGGGATTATTCTAAGTGCAATTTTCTTTGTGGCAAAAATTTCAAAAGTATCTGTAACAAGTGTGATGGATGCAGCAACAGACAAACGAATTTATCGTGTAACAGGGCAGGTCTTCTTTGCTTCAGTAACAGATTTAGTTAATAGCTTTGAATTTAATGAGAAAGCTAGAAAAGTAGAAATCGACTTCACACAAGCACATGTTTGGGATGATTCAGCTGTGGCAGCAATCGATAAAATTGTGATCAAATTCCGTGAACATAATGTGGATGTATCGATATTAGGTTTAAATGAACATAGTTCTACTTTAGTTAAGCGACTAGCTGTGTATGATAAGCCCGGGGCTAAGCTTTCAGGGCATTAA